From the Gemmatimonadota bacterium genome, the window TACCTCGCCACCCTGTGAGCGGACTTTGTCCCGCGCCTCGTGGCATTCCGCCCTGATGGTCCGGGCCTCGTCGAGCGACGGCAGGTCGATGAAGATGAGCGAAAGGGATTCGTCCGCGGCGGCCAGCCAGGTGCACGTCTCGCCGGTGACCGGCTCCCAGGGCCAGACGGTAATGCGGGACAGCGATCCCATTCGCTGGCGCTTCCCGCGCTTCCGGTGGGTGTGGATGGCCGCGGCGGTCTTGACGACTTCGGCGCCCAGCGTGGCTCCGATACGGTCTTTCTCGTCCCTGCAGTCGGCCTCCATGCTCAGGCCGCCCCGCGGCATAATGTTCCCGCCGCATCCCTGGAGAAAGAGCGATAGTCCCCCGATAGCGTGCTCGACCAGGTCCCTGGCCGCGCCCGGGAAATCCGGGGAAGCCGCCATGGACCGGGGTCCGACGGTCACCGGGTGGCAGCCGTAGGAAAACAACGTGGCGATGGGACGGCCTTCCAGGTCGTCCACGCGCAGGACCCCCACGGACGAGTCGGTCGGATGACCGGTTACTTCGCCGAGGAAGACCTCGCCGGAGGCATCGGTTTCCCGGCGGTACATCCCGATGCGGCAATCGCCCCGCCCCGCGCCGATGCGCGCCGGGACCTTCTGTTCGTCCGCCTCCCGCGCCGCATCCGTGATCCCGCCGCACAGATCCTCCTGGTACCGGGACTGCAGCGCGATCTGTCGTGGTTCATCGGGGAACCACTCAGGCATAGCGGGCGAGCTGTGGGTATGGTTGAGATTGACCATGACGTGGGAGGAGTCGGTTCCCACCGCTTCGGCAATGCGTTGCCGCAGATCGTTCATCACGGGCAGGTCCATCCACCCGGTATCCGTCGCGACGATCACGACCTTGGCCCTTCCGTCCGAAAGGACCAGCGCCGTGGCCGTCAGGTCGCTTTCGATCGACTGGACGAGTCCTTCCCGCGAACTGAAGCCGAAGGTCCGGATACCCAGTGGAGGGTTGATCACGCGCCGAGCGGCGCCGGCGTAGAGTTCGGGCATGTCGCGTTACACCGGCACGTGCGGCTGCATGAGGTCTTTCGTGAAGATGGTCTCCGTCAGGCAGTCGACACGGTTGCAGTCGAACCACGTCATATACACGAACTCGATGGACAGGCAGCCCCGGTAGCCCAGTCCTTCGAGCCGCCGGGCGATGTCCACGAAATCGATGGTGTTCTCGTCGAGCCGGGACTGCAATTTCCCGGGCCGCGCCGCACGGATGTGGAAATGATCGGTACGGGGAAGGAGGGGGTGGATCCGTCCCTCGGGAATGTATTGCATGACGAAGTGCGAGTAGTCCAGCGTGACCGTGGCCTGTGGCGCCCGTTCCAGCAGGGCCAGTGCCCTTTCCGGCGTGTCGACGACGGACTGGACGTGAGGTTCGAAGCGGACCGTGATGTCCCGTTCACCGGCCAGGTCGGTCAATTCGTTCATGGCTTCGACGGCCGTATCGAGATTCTCCTCGAAGGAGTGGCCCGGATGGTGCGTGCCCGGGCTGATCGTGAACCCCGGTATGCCGACAGCCTCGCAGAAGCGGATGATCCCCTCGAATGAAGTCCTGTTCTGCTTACGCACCGCAGGGTCCGGGGCATTGAAGGACCGTTCTTCGAGGGATGCGCCGAACTGCGGAAAGAAATCGACGGCTTCCAGTTCGTATTTGGCCAGCAAGCGGTTGAGACGGTTCGCATG encodes:
- a CDS encoding sugar phosphate isomerase/epimerase; protein product: MRLTVSNHSFEYLDLEGTLALARAIGFKGVDIAGFHDRGRCSLEPDEVGTDPLGHANRLNRLLAKYELEAVDFFPQFGASLEERSFNAPDPAVRKQNRTSFEGIIRFCEAVGIPGFTISPGTHHPGHSFEENLDTAVEAMNELTDLAGERDITVRFEPHVQSVVDTPERALALLERAPQATVTLDYSHFVMQYIPEGRIHPLLPRTDHFHIRAARPGKLQSRLDENTIDFVDIARRLEGLGYRGCLSIEFVYMTWFDCNRVDCLTETIFTKDLMQPHVPV